The Trichoderma breve strain T069 chromosome 2, whole genome shotgun sequence DNA segment ACCGGCATGTTTCCCTGTCCCTTCTGCGTAATCCCGTACGAACTGTGAGATCCTATGTTGCATTAAAAGATCTCGCTGATCCTTAACCAAATTGAGGATAGAAGAGATGCATAAAGAACTTTAATCAGTCAGTGTTATCGAGGAGAACGCCGTCGTGGCCTATTTTTAGAGGTTCTGCCCAAGAAACGGTATTGTAGATGATTGGCTGAAGTAACACATCCTACTGGTTCGTGGATCCAAAATCGCGCGCCCGTTGCACACTACCCGATGTAGGAGCATATTATGGGCAAGCCCACGTCGAACCAAGGATGAAACATACCTCTTCTAAGCACTCGTAAGATTGACGATAAGCGACGTAGTCGACAAGGAGCTTCCTGCAGGTAAGTATTCAGTTTGTGCTAGTATCCCTAGAGCTTACCGTACATATGATTACTTTCCCTACATCTTCTAACACACACTGGAAAAGAAAGTACATAATTGGGATCTGTCGTCGTCATTCATGCACGTACATAGCCAGACGATATTGACTGTGAGCCATACCATTAGTGGTCTCTCACAAAGAGGGAGTATCACGGCTACCAACAATGGATATTCAcacaacctcttcctccttacCCCTTGACAACCTCACAGGGGAGGTTACCAGGCACTCATCTGTATATGTTGGTCTCGGTTTCTGTGTCCTTCTAGCTATCTGGCACTATTTTGACGTCTCGGGGCACGATCCTAGAGAGCCACCTATTGTGAAACCATCTATACCACTCATTGGTCATTTTGTAGGGTTTTATAGATATGGAGTCAGTTATATGGACCGTATGAGGTAAGAAGAACTGATATCTCTTGAATATGGATGTTTTTGCATACTAAATCGACAAGGCATCACACATCATGGCCTGCCTACACACTCAGCGTCATGGGCCACAAAACATATGTTGTCACAACGCCGGGACTGTCCCATGCCGCTCTGAAGTCCAAATCAATGTCTATGGAGCCTCTAATCGCATATGTGGCGCCTAAGATGTTGGGTCTAAGCAAGGATGCAGGCCACCATTTTGGTATCGACCACACTGGCTTTTACAACGGCTCCCCAGCCCTAAGAGAACGACGTGAAGAGTTCAGTCACGCACTCGCCCCTGGCCCGGGTGTTAACCTGCCTGGCCAGATGTGCTcagatatagtagcagaagCTGTGAATGCATTTGATGCAGAGTGGACAACAAGAGACTTTTACCAATGGCTCCGGGATGTCATTACGCTAGGCACAGCTAATGGCTTATACGGGCCAAAAAGTCCAGTGGCTCTCGATAGAAGCATTATTGAAGATATCTGGTAAGAGATTCCAAAGCTCTTTCAGACGTTCTATTACTCATGGATATATAATTACAGGACTTTTGATGAGAACCAACTACGGATGAGCTGGGGCTTCCTCCCCAATCTCATCGCACCCACTGGTGTCCGTACTCTCAACAAAATCTCCAAGGCTTTCGAACAATTCTTTCAAAGTGGAAATGAAAGTTTTGCCAGTGATGCTGTGAAACTAGGCATTACCACGGCGCGCAAGATGGATGTCACCATCGAGGACTACTCTCGTATCGAAGTGTTTAATGTATCAGTTGCTACAGTCAACACTGTTCCCACAGCTGTTGCCATGATACAAAATATTCTTGCCAATTCGAATTTGTTACAAGCCCTCCGTAAGGAGCTTGAATCCGTTCTGACTGTCAAAGAAACTTCCGACGGTCGCCAAGCGGAGCTTGATATTGGACGCGCAGAGGCTGAATGCCCATTACTCCACGCTTGTTATCAGGAGGCTCTCCGCATTGGTTCTACACCGACTTGTAATCGAGCGGTTCTCGAAGACGTTGTACTCACCGACCCAGATACTGGACGTGAGgttttatttaaaaaggGTTGGAGAGTGTCTATACCTACATTCCTCCTGCATAACCGGGATACATTTTGGGGTGGAGACGCTGAAACTTTTGGACCTGAAAAGTTTCTACCAGGCGGCATTGCAACGGACAGTAAAGGCAAAGTCAAGACTCAGGGATTTGTACCATATGGCGGTGGGGCTCACTTGTGTCCTGGTCGCCATctcgccaagatggagatccTTGCTTCTGGCGCTCTGGTCATTATGGCTCTAGACTGTGAAGCCGAGAATGGGTTTGTTACGCAGAATTATGCATTGAATACAggagcaaagaagccaatcGGGCTAGATAACGTAAAGATGAGGCGGCGACCGGGTTGGGAGGATGTAGAGTGGAAGGTGAAGATTTAAACCTGTATAGTACTGTACATCTTGCTACGTTCGATAGTAGAACTACACTAATAGGCTGTAAATGCTTTTCTCTATATGTTTTTCTatctccctctcttttcttacCCCATTTGCTCAGACCATTATGCTGGTTGACAAACATGGCCTTGGATGTCATCCACCGCCTAATATGGCCCATAATGAGTCAAAATACCCAAAGATCCGACATTGAGGATCGACCAATGCTTAATATCTCTAGCAACTTGGTAGTTGTTTATGAACCTTCCATTCTAGTATACGAGAACAAACGTTAATTCTTATCTCTTATCCAAAGTAAAAATGATAAAGACGAAATTTGCGTCTTCTAGTGAACCTCTAATTAAAAACAACGCTCCTCCATGAAAATGCAAAAGATGTCCATAGCTTCAGCCACCGCGCATTTACGATGCTGCCTCATTATACTTGACAAAAGCTTTAGTTCTTATTCTTACCTGCCATACCCCTAGGTCTCACATGTCTCTAATCTAAGGATTGAAAGACCTTCTTAAAGAAATACTATAATTTTCCGGTAACAGGGTCGGATTTCGTAAAGTAACCACACTGATAGCTCAGTCTTATATCTGTAAGAAGCACCGAAACAATCACACTCACCCAGGGAAAGCAGAAAGTGGTCTGGAGAGGTAGTGCAAAGACCACAGAACGATTGCGTCGATATATGAGACTTCTTGGAAGTTTGAAAAGTCTTGCTTGAGCAGAATTATAGCAGAATCAATGTCTGTAGTATTTTCACGATATCAAGATTGTTGTGATAACAGAAGTGTTGATCTCTACGTAGAATTGAGGTAGTGTTGCATCAAGGACTTAAATTGACATTGAAACGCCAAATCACCAAAGCAGGTGCTGTTCAAATAGCCGAAGAATAAGCGTCACTGAACCAATACATGCAATCGAGTAGCTCTCTTCCAGATTCTTGAATGGAACAGCACTACTTGCGACTGTAGGGACAGTGCTTCAACATAGTCATAATGGTTAGTATGGACTATGTGCACAGTCAATAGTATAGAATTACCATTGCACAACAGTGTCAGTTGCCGTTATAATGATATGGATTAGTAGAGTATGTTCCGTGATAGAAACTAATAACAGGACTTGATAACACCCAAAAGAAGTTCAATTTTATGCTAGAAAGCGGGTAACATATGTGCATCTCGAATTTTCTGCTCTAGAAGCTCTATAATTTGATCTCGGACTCTATAAAATTAGATCTCGTGCATTGAATTGTTGTAAAGGGCCTGCTTTTGAAGGAGAGGACTCATTTCTCCGGGATATTTCCAAAGAAACCAAGCAACAACCAAGAACATTGGCAGGGCATCCAGACAATAGACAAAAACCTCTGTAGTCAGCAAGTATCCATTACTGCCCTGGCAATACTCGATAAGACGAAAGATATTTCGAATGATGATAAGCGCACTTGCAACATAGAGTGCGTGGAGATAGCTTCTCCATTTTATATCGGCCTGGTGACTTCGTGCGGTCGGAGCTAGTATCATTCGACGGTGGAATATAAGTGCTATGACAACAAAGAGTCCAAACCAGAGAAGCTGCAACACCAGGCCTCCAATGATTATATTATTTCCCGCATCGAATTCGGCCTTGTTGGTCTTGGCAGAAGCAAGCATACCACCTCCTATTCTGATGTTAGGTATGTCTCCCAAACGGTGTGCAATATGCCTTGACATTAAAACCTACcaccagcaagaagaagaaagcagatCACATCACCGCAAACAAATATCTTGGTAAGCCATGTTCGCTTTATAATCGCATGCttttctccatcaacaagctcaatAATACGTCCAAGTGACATATAGACCGATGCTGCGAATAAGGCTGGAGCGAGTAATATAAATAGTGTCTGGACAAGATATGGTGTCTCAGTCCAACATCCAGGCTTCTGTTCTGCCGAAACAGCCCTGCCAACGAAGCCGATAAACTCAACTATTAGAAGCGGTCAGTTACTTGCATCTTCCTCAGGCAGCATCAGTTCTCTTGGGTTATGTACATAAGCAACCAATGACCAATGGCGTTAAAAACCATGCTCTTGCTCTGACCATTCGAAAAGAATGGCCGGCTAGtgataaaaagaagagtgCGCTGAAAATCCCTGCAGCCGCAAGAGATGGGACATATTTATAATAGGAATATGTTACGTGCTGCCAGTTCGCAATACAATTATCACCGGAACTCATTTTGAATtgttgaaaaagaaatattatGAATGACAATATAGTACCGAACAGGAGAAACGAAGGGGACTGAGAGGTAACGAAGCGAATGTTGGCGCGTAATCTAATTAAAAATCATAGACACGCATGATGCTTTTAGAGTCTTAAATATGTTACAATGGAAGgctttcccccttttcaaAAAGGCTGTGCTCTCAGATTTTCCAATCTTGAAACGCGCGGCTTCTAGAGGCATCACCTAGCCGCGACAGAACACGTCGGGATTCGGGGCAAATCGATACTGCGTGTGGCCTGTAGACAGCTCAAGAACCCCGGGATAAAATTTTACGCGTTTCCATTATTTAAGGCCAGCCTATGACAGTAGATTCCTAGCTCAAGATAGTGCTAAGGTTTAGATATAGGCGCATCTGTTGTTTATCTGTCCCTTGAATTGGAAATAAACGCTGACATTTGGATAGAGGCGCAGTCAATCTGTCCCCACATAGACGCATTAATACGAAGTAAACTGTAGTATTTATTGCGAAGCCACATTGATTAATGTGAGCTGTAATCTTCGGCGCTTGCAATTAGTTATAGCAGCAATATTTCGGATGTTTAGTGTTGAAAGATATTCGTAAATTGCAAAGAGAACATCGTCGGAAAATTTCCAAATCTCCCATGAGAGAAAGCACTTTGCTTTTGGATCATGAACATCTTTTCCTTGCGACCGACTCACTCAACCTGtaaagtttttttctttttcttgtaAGCCAAATTCTATAGTTCAATGAATCAATAACTATCCGTCATCTGCGGAAGGGTGAAGAGGTCGACTCTCCCCAATCAGGTAAAAGCTTGCCGGTGCACGGGTTTCGCTTAAGCGGAATTCCTAAAGCCAGTTGTTCTCAAAGAGTAAGGTATAGGGTATCGGAGGCCTCGTAATGGTGTTTGTTGACAATACTCTTTGTCCTTTAACAGCCGAGTCGGTATATAT contains these protein-coding regions:
- a CDS encoding cytochrome p450 domain-containing protein, with protein sequence MDIHTTSSSLPLDNLTGEVTRHSSVYVGLGFCVLLAIWHYFDVSGHDPREPPIVKPSIPLIGHFVGFYRYGVSYMDRMRHHTSWPAYTLSVMGHKTYVVTTPGLSHAALKSKSMSMEPLIAYVAPKMLGLSKDAGHHFGIDHTGFYNGSPALRERREEFSHALAPGPGVNLPGQMCSDIVAEAVNAFDAEWTTRDFYQWLRDVITLGTANGLYGPKSPVALDRSIIEDIWTFDENQLRMSWGFLPNLIAPTGVRTLNKISKAFEQFFQSGNESFASDAVKLGITTARKMDVTIEDYSRIEVFNVSVATVNTVPTAVAMIQNILANSNLLQALRKELESVLTVKETSDGRQAELDIGRAEAECPLLHACYQEALRIGSTPTCNRAVLEDVVLTDPDTGREVLFKKGWRVSIPTFLLHNRDTFWGGDAETFGPEKFLPGGIATDSKGKVKTQGFVPYGGGAHLCPGRHLAKMEILASGALVIMALDCEAENGFVTQNYALNTGAKKPIGLDNVKMRRRPGWEDVEWKVKI